The nucleotide window CTCCTTTGATCAgctatatttttacttttgtttgAACTTAAAGGGTCCCTCACCCCCACAAAAGAAATAGATATTTGGGCATCCTTGACCGCATTCCCGGATATTAAcgatatcatttaattttttattatattcattCACTGAACATATTAAAGAAGCAGTCAATTAAGAAATACAAGTGGCACCAAGTGGATAAATTGTAAGATTCATCCATTGCATAGAGGATAAGACCGGCCTTGTCAGCTTCACCATCCACGTTTCCTTCTGATTTGATTTCGGATAAACACTAATactttcttaataaaaaataataaaaaattatcaaaatttattacatttaattattatttttaattatcaatctattttttaatttaataataatctaataacatatttttaatttatattaatttattaagaattaattattgattttttttggtgactaattactgattaaaaataataaattttattattcttctaactttttttttcttttcttaataaacaTGCAGTTAGCGATAAAATTTCCTTATTATTATATCATTACTTATTCATTGTTATGTGTTCATAATCACTAACATAATTATTCGTTTGTCAATAGAAAAGGTCAAAAGGTTCTCTCAAAGGGAAAACCACAAAACATAtgtttgagaaaataaaaataaaataatattaaaaatcaattttttaagattaatatcaaataattttttattttaaactttaaattataaattattaattttaaattttaaataataaataattttaaattttaaattgactatttttttaaaataaaaaaattgtatataattCGATATAATAGTTAgttgatatattttgttttaatatgattttttaatttaattaataaatcagATTCTCATATTTGAAGAGCaataaaatttgtaaagaaaTATAACTGTACACAAATTAAAAGATCTAATTAgcacatataaaaaaattaaatacatctaaaggtaaaatttgtatatttaaaaaaagactaaatttaaaataaataaatctgaaattaaatttatatgtttaaaaaaatttaaaataaaaaataacaattctGAGGGTtaaatttgtgaaaattttGGCTAATCAAGTATAGCTCAAATGACAATTTTTtcatattcatataaaaaattacgaATTCGAGTCAATTTTTtcatattcatataaaaaattacgaATTCGAGTCAAGTCTTTCtatatttggtaaaaaaaaaatttgtgaaaattttGTCATAATAAAAAacaccaaattttaataatgcTGGAAAACATAAAAAGccaatatgaaaattaaaaattgttttaaattctctaaataaaaatttttaaaattaaaaaaattaatattaactaattaaaaatgaattcttTATACTTTTCGTTAAAATACATATTTGCTATTTAAATTATCTATTTCCCATCAAAATTGTGATGCCCATAAAATTCATAATGAATGTCAAGTCCAATTGTCCACTCTAGATGTCAAAAATAAATTCTTATCCACTTCATAAATCAAGGTTGAGGCCAGAAACTTTGACAGATGCATGCCTTCAGCATAACAGATTCAAAACATTGCAACCGCCGAATGTGTAAAGGACTGTATATAAATGAGTGATGGACCaccaaaaaatccaaaatcaaatgAAGAATGGATATAAAAGTACAAATAAGAGGGTCCGGATGAAGCCAGAGAAGGAAGGAGTGTATATGAAGGATCGGAGCACGAGGACAAGCACCCATATTTTTTCAACCAAACACATAATAACGATTTATCACACAGTACTACTtgatacataaataaataaagtgggCAGGTAGTTAAGGAACAACATTTTGAGTAGAAACAAATTTTGCTTGCAAGCAATTCCAATTTTAACTTCAAAGCCTCCACTCTCGAATCTCAAGTAATAATTCCgttattaatcaaataaaattaactcCAAAGTTACAATGTAGAAATATTCACAAGCTACACATTCATCGGCAGCCACAAATACTTTTTAACTTGAACCAAAAAACAATGCCCCTAAGAAGAGTTACATAAACAACAAGAATGACGTCTCATGGATCTCAACTATGTACAGAGAGAATCTTATTCAGTTTCAAATAAATCGCATTAGGAAGGTACAACTTAGCTATACACAGTCAAATGCAGTCAATGGCCACCGATCCAATTCTTCAAGCCACAAAAGAATCAAAATCAACACAGCACAACACTTTGACTTTGACTTTGACTTTCATTTTAGGAGTTCAGAGACCCATCCAATATCAGGGAAAGGACCCTCGCTTCTCCCAATCGACGAGTTCTCCCTACTCAGCTTCGCGTACATTCTCGCCCTAATGTCTCTCCCAGATTCCACTCTCTCCATTGCAGGCTCTTCCTCACACCCGCTCATTGGGCCCAGGCCCAATTGCGGAGACCCATACACACAGCCCATCTGAGGCCCACAGCCCATTTCCTCAAGCTGCATGTTCCGCATTGAGCTCACCAACTCCCGCACCGTACTAAACGGAACGACGCCGTGTCGAGGATCCCCAGGCGAAGATGGCGGCGACTCCGGGAAATAGCAAGAGTAATTAAGAACTGAAGTAGGCGAAGAAACGTTGTTGTTTTTATTGCGACGAAGACTCCGCGAGTCGCTGAGTTGCGACTCGGCCGAGTTGGGAGCCAGCACGCGCAGCTGATCCGGCGCGTGTGCAAAGAAGCAGACGCGGCGGCGGCAGGCCGCGCCGTCCTTGCAGAGATGTGTCCTGTATCTTTGAGGGTGGAGCCAGCACTCGAACACGCCGTGAGCGAACTCGCACGAGTCACCTTTTCGGCAATGCCCTTTTCTAAACTCCGGACACGCAGTGCCGGAGTAATGGTACTTTCGAGGGTCTCTCCGGCGAGCCTTCTCCGCGGGGTGAGCGTAGGGGCACTCCGTCCAGTCGTGCGACCTGCCACGTGGACAGTTCAGAACCTTGAAGTCGAACATTCGAAAATGATCGGTGGAGAACACGTGGAGGTGGTGTTGACTGTCAGGATCTTCGGCATCGATAGAGAATGGAGAGAGTGGTACTCCTCCTCCTCCATCGGAGTTAGGGATTCGAAGGTTTTGGAGCATAGCTTTCTTTCTCTCTAGTTTGTGTTTTCTTCTGTTGGGAGTGTTAAAACTGTGAATGTCTGAATACTGAATATAAAGTGGTGAAGAGGGAGGGGTTTCATTTAACTAAGGTTGAGTCAGATTGTGAGTTTGTATTTCTgctttataaattataaagcaACCTAATAAATATCTACGGTATGATGTATCCACATGGCTTGAGCTTATGTGAGGTGTTTATTCTTGGTTATGTTTTAGCCACGTGGTAGGCGATGAAATTTTAACAAGATCAGTTTGGATTTTCTTTccataatattttaattaatttatttttactcaatGGATAATGCTTGGTAGTTGGTACCCATAGAACTATTGTTTgcggttttaaatttttaacaataattttagACAACGTGATTAAATCCAACTAAGTTACGACAGCTTTTTAATTAACATATGGAGCCAAGGATGGTGTAAAATTTTGATATGGGAGTGAGAAGTTTTTTACGAAATTGTGGTGTCAGTGACGAACAATTCGGACCTTTTGAGTTACACATACAAAATGTATGGTCCGAGTAGCGTGCATTTGGCTCAGTGAAAGCTGTAACTCGGACTCTCCGAGAACGTCTCAGGTcacggaccgtccgattttcCTTCAATTTATCGAACGATCCGAGTTGTTCCAAAAGTTGACACGCGTCGCGCGCATGTTTTACCCCGAATGGTGTCTCTGAAAGCAACAAGGACTTCTCAACCTTCTCTCTCCATCCGAattcaatttagtttctctCACATTTCATTCTCAGGGTCACcttcttctccctttctctGGTTGCTTTACATGGTGAAGGAGAAACAATCatgccaaaaaaatttaaagttaaagGTGTTGATCGATCTGAGTTTCACATTATTCATTATCTCAGTAATCCTGATTATgtaagtttttttaaaatttttttaaattttattaatttattatgtttatagttattaatattaaaaatttagttattatgGTTGTTGTGATAAATGCAATTAAAGAATATAAATAGAATgattattactaattttttaatatttgttagatttttttcaaaaatttttttacagatttttagttataaatattattatagtgAAGttcgttattattattgtggTCTGAAGACTTccgaatgtaataaaaaaaagaagggaatggttacttattattaataaagtgtggaatgtaattttttttaatttataattatttttaagtatAATTTTGTGGGAGGAACGAacgttaaaatttaaatgtttttttaaacaaataactATAACTTTTACTGATGGAGAAGTTGATGTTAATGATATTGTTATTGTGAGATATTGTTAATGTTGAGTGATTAGTATGGTTATTCTAATTAAGGCatgttagattttttattatgagaatatataaatttgtttaattGTCGTAATTATTATTAGCAAGTTAATTATTATCGTTGTCCGAATATGAGTGATGGTATATATtggatgttaattttttttattgttgaggGGAAAAATGTTTAACAAATGAgtcattaatattaaaattaattctagATGTTGTAATATGGTTGAGAATTTTGATTAGGAATATATGTATTAGTAATGATTTTTATTTGCAGTTGTGAATAATTTTAaggattaattaaataattttagaagttagaataattagttatataAGGATTCAGTAAAATGATTGATGATAGTAGGTTagtagttgttgttgtttatCTGACTagtaatttgttattttttttttgtagaaattAAGAATGTTGACATGTAACCATCCAGTTCCTCCGGATCGGTACAACGATGGGGTAGAGGAGCATCTACGAGTTACCGGTTTCTATCATGTATCTCAGATTGGGATAGTGCAGTGTCAGAAAGCATTGGTAAATGTTCTAGTCGAACGTTGGCACCCAGACACACATACGTTCCACCTTCCCATTGGTGAATGTTCCGTGACTCTTGAAGATGTGGCTCTAATTCTTGGTCTTCCCACAGATGGTCTTCCAGTTACAGGAATGACAATGAGTAGTTTCGAAGCCATGGAGGCGGAGTGTTTGCTTCAATTTGGCGTTGCACCGCGTAAGGAGGAGTGTAGATCTAGCTGCATAAAACTGACCTGGCTGCGGAATCTAAAAGAGAATTTAGAATTGACCGATGAAATCAGTATACAAAGGTATGTGAGGTGCCACATTATGTTGCTGATTGGGACGATCTTGTTTGGGGATAAGTCTGGGGCAGGCGTGCACTGAAAGTTTCTACCCTTGCTTCGTGATTTTGTCAATATTGGACAGTATAGCTGGGGATCGGCATGCCTAGCACACCTTTACAGGGCCCTATGTAAGGCATCTCGCTATAACTGTAAGGAAATAGATGGACCACTAACACTTCTGCTGGGTTGGGCTTGGATCCGACTGCCATATCTATCACCGCTTCCTAGAGAACCCCGCAGCTTTCCACTAGCAAATAGGTAATATTATATTACAATGTACCCGTTTCTTGATATTTAAGATTCAGTTGAGCTAATTGAAAATATCATATTAGGTGGCGTAACTGGGAGCGTGGTGACCGACGATATAGATATTTGAAGCTAGCTCACTTTAGGAAGGCCTTTGATGAACTTCAGGAAGGCCAGATGCGTTTTGATTAAAGAAGTTTTAGTTTCGGGTTTAGGGTCTTCGACAAAACTATGAtgcattgttattgttatttgaATTGTGGGTTCTAATCATGAGTTTCCTGTATTTTTTCAGTTTGTCTGGGTTGCTTATGCTGTGGATCGTGTAGATCCGAACATAATTTCTCCTGAAATCTACATGCAATCAGTTGTATAGAGCGCTACAGTTCCGTTGGTGTCCTTTGAATGTATCGAGTGGCATGCCACCGATAGGGTCAGGCGCCAGTTTAGTTTCGTTCAGGGAGAACCTACTCAGGAGCAGAATCTGGATAAGGCGCATGGGGAGGTTCTGACTGGTCCGAAGAATCTTAACTAGGCCACGGCACCGAGTCATTCAATTTGGATGATGCATTGGACAAACAGGTATCACTACGTTCTTTCTGAGCTTCCCATCCCTTCACAGCATCCATTGGACTGTTACATGAAATGGTACCGATCAAAATTTGGGGACCGCTTAGCCTTGTCGAATCTTGCGGGTGAAGATGATGCAGGTAATGAGGATATGGGTGCGGGTAATGATGATATGGATGAGGGTAATCAGGATACCGATGAAGGTAGTCAGGATATGGATGAGGACAATGAAGAACAGGAGCCACATATTTTACCTCCAAATCTGCTTCCACAAGAACAACCTCAGTCCTCAAATCCGTTTGTACCTCAGACACAGTTCACCTCATCATTTCCAATGCAGCAACAATATTGGGGTATGTCACAGTTTGAAACAGGCGAAGGAGGTTCTTTTAGCCAGTTGCTTGGGTTCATGGCTGCAGATGCCGTACAATCACAATATGGCCATCAGCCTGAGTTCATGCCAGGCAGGTATTCGTTGGATGCGAGGTATCCAGGCCATACCTCATCCGTTGCTTGCGGGGGGTTCGTATCTATTGATGACTCTAGTAGGAGTGAGGGTGGACGCGGTGTTCTCAATAGTCAGAATCCTAACCGTCTTAACATGGGACTCATTGAGGAAGACACTAACACACTCGAACAAGAAACCGATGCTTATCTAGAAGATGAACCGGATGATGAAATTGAAGAGTTCGATGAGGATGAAGAATCTCGTAACGATGGTATTATGTCAACTATTTTGCTTTACATGTTCGacaagttcttttttttttcatacatGGCATCTTTGACTGGGTTATCCTTCTTGACTTGTGGTATCTATATTGGTAATGAATATGTAATGTCTTGCATATACTTGTTTACTCAAAATTGTATACAGGTTAGGCAGACACTCCGGAGGACGTCAAAGGTTACAATCTGAAGATTGATCCGCCACGTCGGAGTGCCAATCGCTTCACTCCTTCTGTCTTCAAAAAAGCAGCCAAGAAATGCAAGAACTTGGTGAAGGATGTAAAGTGGGTGATGAGAAAGTAGTTGTCGAGTTATGTTTAGAGTAATTTGTATGTGTTGGACTTTGTATTAAGTAATTTGTATATGTTGGATTCTGTATTGAGTAATTTGTATGTGTTGGACATTATGTACTAATTAGTTGGACTATGGTAAGTTTATATTGTATGTTTCTTATCATCATGTTGTAAGGAACTTCTTGATGTATTAACCATCTGGAGTATGTAATAATGTTTCATAAAATCTTAACATGTTCAGACAGATATTGATATATCAATGTATCAACCATCATATTATATAATGCTATAGATATGTGATAATACTAGATTGTCATAATTTATAAGGTTACATATAGCAGGTCATGTTATCTCAGATTGCTCATTCAGGTTATATTATACAAGATCATCTTAAACCTATGAACCTAGGGGGCATCTCTGTTGGTATTTGAACCAGCTGCCTGACGGCATCTGCTACGGCTATGTCCCTCAGCCCCACATAGCGTACATCGCCTGGGACAACGTAACATACGCGTGTCCATCTCATTCAAAAAGCGCGTCATCCTGGGCTGACCTTTCGTGACCCGTCTCAAGTACAGATTTGGTATGAACCGAGGTCCATTATAAGCTGGCCATGTCGTAGGATTACCTAGTGGCCGAAACCTTGCTCGGTACACTCGCCGCACTTGGTCCATCTTATACACATCATGCACATAGAGTTGCCAATCCAATCGCTGGTTGGCACAACATGCGAACACATGTCTGCAGGGGATCCGGTCCACCTGGAACTCACCACAGTCACATCGAAGGCCACGTAGATCAACTACAAACTCCAGCCCGCTCGGCATCTCACGAACCTCAAACACCTCATTTTGGCGGTCAAAGCAACTAACCTGGATGTTTCCTGATGCAAGTTGGTTTGCATGCAACTTCGAGGTCACGATATCAGAAAACATATGGCCAGCATTGATCCGGGCTTCCGCCTCTGCTCTTTTCCGGGTGAACAACTCGTTTACTCTGTAGAATGTTGCCTTCACAAGAGCAGTAATCGGGAGATTGCGTGCACCCTTCAAAACTGAATTGATGCACTCCACTAGATTCGTCGTCATGTGACCCCATCGGTACCCACCATCGAAGGCCAATGCGTACTGTTCGTGAGAAATTCGGTTTAACCAGTTTGTGTACGCTTCGCCATGTTCCCGTAACCGCTGGTAACGCACTTCGTACTCCTGCACCGTCCTTGAATATCCTGGTAGATCACAACATATAGAAAAAAAGTAATGGATGTCAATAGAATTATTTAAGGAAGAATCTATTAATTATTTGCTTAAATTTACTAAATGGTTACCGATGTTGACGACCAATTTTTGGAGGTACGGGGCCTTAAACTTTCTCAGAAAATTCGACTCTATATGCCTAATGCAAAACATATGAAAAGCTCTAGGAGGTGACCAAGCTCCGTTACTGCGTTCCAGAGTTGCATTGATGGACTCGTGCCTGTCCGATATTAGACCGACACCATCCCGAGTTACAACATGTTGACGCAGGTTACTAAGGAAAAAATGCCAAGCATCAGAAGTCTCTCCCTCCACAATAGCAAACACAATCGGGACGATATTGTTGTTGCCATCCTGTGAAACTGCCACAAGCAAACAACCCTTATACTTTCCGTACAAGTGAGTCCCATCCACCTGGACAATCGGCTTACAATGTCTGAATGCCCTAATACAAGGGTAATAACTCCAAAATACACGATGCAGTACCCGAATATCACCCACCAAGTCATCGCCTTGATAT belongs to Arachis duranensis cultivar V14167 chromosome 8, aradu.V14167.gnm2.J7QH, whole genome shotgun sequence and includes:
- the LOC107461217 gene encoding zinc finger CCCH domain-containing protein 20; translated protein: MLQNLRIPNSDGGGGVPLSPFSIDAEDPDSQHHLHVFSTDHFRMFDFKVLNCPRGRSHDWTECPYAHPAEKARRRDPRKYHYSGTACPEFRKGHCRKGDSCEFAHGVFECWLHPQRYRTHLCKDGAACRRRVCFFAHAPDQLRVLAPNSAESQLSDSRSLRRNKNNNVSSPTSVLNYSCYFPESPPSSPGDPRHGVVPFSTVRELVSSMRNMQLEEMGCGPQMGCVYGSPQLGLGPMSGCEEEPAMERVESGRDIRARMYAKLSRENSSIGRSEGPFPDIGWVSELLK
- the LOC110274530 gene encoding protein MAIN-LIKE 2-like; translated protein: MPKKFKVKGVDRSEFHIIHYLSNPDYKLRMLTCNHPVPPDRYNDGVEEHLRVTGFYHVSQIGIVQCQKALVNVLVERWHPDTHTFHLPIGECSVTLEDVALILGLPTDGLPVTGMTMSSFEAMEAECLLQFGVAPRKEECRSSCIKLTWLRNLKENLELTDEISIQRWRNWERGDRRYRYLKLAHFRKAFDELQEGQMRFD
- the LOC110274805 gene encoding uncharacterized protein LOC110274805 — encoded protein: MVVEKIFGGWEASYEALPIWMEAMCHKEPSAVVHFETMPSYQGDDLVGDIRVLHRVFWSYYPCIRAFRHCKPIVQVDGTHLYGKYKGCLLVAVSQDGNNNIVPIVFAIVEGETSDAWHFFLSNLRQHVVTRDGVGLISDRHESINATLERSNGAWSPPRAFHMFCIRHIESNFLRKFKAPYLQKLVVNIGYSRTVQEYEVRYQRLREHGEAYTNWLNRISHEQYALAFDGGYRWGHMTTNLVECINSVLKGARNLPITALVKATFYRVNELFTRKRAEAEARINAGHMFSDIVTSKLHANQLASGNIQVSCFDRQNEVFEVREMPSGLEFVVDLRGLRCDCGEFQVDRIPCRHVFACCANQRLDWQLYVHDVYKMDQVRRVYRARFRPLDG